The genomic region TAGTCAAATCCCGGGGACAATGTTCTGCAGACCAGTTAAACAAAGTTATAGCTCTTTGGTGATACAAAACAGTGTTTACTGATGAGAAATTAAAGCATTCAATGAAAAGAACATCCTCCCTACATTCAAAGAGAGGGGAGGTTTGATAATGCTGTGGGATTGCTTTGCTGCGTCAGGTACAGGGGGCATTGAATGTGTGCAAAGCATAATAACATAAGCAGATTATCAAGTGTTTTCTAGTCCAAtgctcaagccagtgtctccattgAAGGTTGTGGGTTTTCCAGCTGGAGAACGACCCCAAACAACACACATCAAAAAGCACCCAAAAATGGTTAAGAAGTGATGCTGGACTGTTCTTGTCTcttatctgtttcacctgtctctgTGATTATCCCCACACCCTCCAGATGTCGCTTAtttcccccagtgtatttatacctgtgtttcctgtctctctgtgccagttcgtcttgtatgtttagtctagtcaaccagcgtgtttttcccccCGTACTGCTTTTCTATTATCTTTTGTTAGTTCTCCTGGTTTTGACCactgcctgactctggactactttccgcctgcctgatcatcctgcctgccctgaccttgaatctgcctgcccttcggtacctattggactctgaactggttttgaccttttgcttgttttttatttatttatttcacctttatttaaccaggtaggcaagttgagaacaagttctcatttacaattgcgacctggccaagatgaagcaaagcagttcgacagatacaacgacacagagttacacatggagtaaaacaaacatacagtcaatgatACAGTAtaagcaaatgaggtgagaagggaggtaaaggcaaaaaaggccatggtggcaaagtaaatacaatatagcaagtaaaacactggaatggtagttttgcaatggaagaatgtgcaaagtagaaataaaaataatggggtgcaaaggagcaaaataaataaataaattaaatacagttgggaaataggtagttgattgggctaaattataggtgggctatgtacaggtgcagtaatctgtgagctgctctgacagttggtgcttaaagctagtgagggagataagtgtttccagtttcagagatttttgtagttcgtgccagtcattggcagcagagaactggaaggagaggcggccaaagaaagaattggttttgggggtgactagagagatatacctgctggagcgtgtgctacaggtgggagatgctatggtgaccagcgagctgagataaggggggactttacctagcagggtcttgtagatgacatggagccagtgggtttggcgacgagtatgaagcgagggccagccaacgagagagtacaggtcgcaatggtgggtagtatatggggttttggtgacaaaacggattgcactgtgatagactgcatccaatttgttgagtagggtattggaggctattttgtaaatgacatcgccaaagtcgaggattggtaggatggtcagttttacaagggtatgtttggcagcatgagtgaaggatgctttgttgcgaaataggaagccaattctagatttaactttggattggagatgtttgatatgggtctggaaggagagtttacagtctaaccagacacctaagtatttgtagttgtccacgtattctaagtcagagccgtccagagtagtgatgttggacaggcgggtaggtgcaggtagcgatcggttgaagagcatgcatttagttttacttgtatttaagagcaattggaggccacggaaggagagttgtatggcattgaagcttgcctggaggattgttaaacacagtgtccaaagaagggcaggaagtatacagaatgtgtcgtctgcgtagaggtggatctgagactcaccagcagcaagagcgacctcattgatgtatacggagaagagagtcggtccaagaattgaaccctgtggcacccccatagagactgccagaggtccggacagcagaccctccgatttgacacactgaactctatcagagaagtagttggtgaaccaggcgaggcaatcatttgagaaaccaaggctgtcgagtctgccgatgaggatgtggtgattgacagagtcgaaagccttggccagatcaatgaataagactgcacagtaatgtttcttttCGATGGCGgctaagatatcgtttaggaccttgagcgtgggtgaggtgcacccatgaccagctctgaaaccagattgcatagcagagaaggtatggtgagattcgaaatggtcggtaatctgtttgttgacttggctttcgaagaccttagaaaggcatggtaggatagatatagatctgtagcagtttgggtcaagagtgtcccaggctagtaataggggtggcaacaatttcggcagataattttagaaagaaagggtccagattgtctagcccggctgatttgtaggggtccagattttgcagctctttcagaacatcagctgaatggatttgggagaaggagaaaaggggaaggcttgggcgatttgctgttgggggtgcagtgctgttgaccggggtaggagtagccaggtggaaagcatggccagccgtagaaaaatgcttatggaaattctcaattatggtggatttatcagtggtgacagtgtttccaatcgtcagtgcagtgggcagctgggaggaggtgttcttattctccatggactttatagtgtcccagaacttttttgagttagtgttgcaggaagcaaatttctgcttgaaaaagctagccttggcttttctaactgcctgtgtataatgatttctagcttccctgaacagctgcatatcacgggggctggtcgatgctaatgcagaacgccataggatgtttttgtgttggttaagggcagtcaggtctggggagaaccaagggctatatctgttcctggttctaaatttcttgaatggggcatgtttatttaagatggttaggaaggcatttaaaaaaaatatccaggcatcctctactgacgggatgagatccatatccttccaggataccccggccaggtcgattagaaaggcctgctcactgaagtgtttcagggagcgttttacagtgatgagtggaggtcgtttgaccgctgacccattacggatgcaggcaataaggcagtgatcgctgagagcttggttgaagacagcagaggtgtatttagaggggaagttggttaggatgatatctatgagggtgcccgtgtttaaggctttggtgaggtacctggtaggttcattgatcatttgtgtgagattgagggcatcaagtttatattgtaggatggctggggtgttaagcatgttccagtttaggtcgcctagcagcacgagctctgaagatagatggggggcaatcagttcacatatggtgtccagagcacagctgggggcagagggtggtctatagcaggcggcaacggtgagagacttgtttttagagaggtggatttttaaaagtagaagttcaaattgtttgggtacagacctggatagtaggacagaactctgcaggctatctttgcagtagattgcaacaccgccccctttggcagttctatcttgtctgaaaatgttgtagtttggaattaaaatttctgaatttttggtggtcttcctaagccaggattcatacacagctagaacatccgggttggcagagtgtgctaaagcagtgaatagaacaaacttagggaggaggcttctaatgttaacatgcatgaaaccaaggctattacggttacagaagtcgtcaaaagagagcgtctggggaataggagtggagctaggcactgcagggcctggattcacctctacatcgccaaaggaacataggaggagtagaataagggtgcggctgaaagcaataagaattggtcgtctagaacgtctggaacagagagtaaaaggagcaggtttctgggagcgataaaatagcttcaaggtataatgtacagacaaaggtatggtaggatgtgaatacagtggaggtaaacctaggtattgagtgatgaagagagagatattgtctcgtgaaatatcattgaaaccaggagatgtcattgcatgtgtgggtggtggaactaatcggttggataaggtatagtgagcaggactagaggctctacagtgaaataagccaataaacactaaccagaacagcaatggacaagacatattgacattaaggagaggcatgcttagtcgagtgatcaaaagggtccagtgagtggagaggttggttgggggtcactgcgatttagacagctagccaggccatcggtagcaagctagcataggatggaggtctgttgttagccacctcttgtgttccgtcagtagattagtgggtttttgtgtggtagaggggattaatccaaatcacacaacaacaacaaaaataaaaaacaatagatttagttatagaggcccaagaagaaaacataataataataaaaatgaataaattgtccgattgtctattcagatagcagccgataagacagctaacggttagcaggccgcagatgggcgttcaggtaacatcgcggaggaggagccagccggatctccttcgggtagataacgtcggcagtccagttgtgaaggcccggtggggctccgcgtaggcagtaaaacgggtccggataggtgactgcagccccggagtgattgatggaacaaaagacgtctgaactgctatgccatcttggttagccacgaccattctcttgcctacgcctttttggattaataaacactgtaagactccaaccatctgcctcctctgtctgcatctgggtATCGTCTTGTGCCTTGATAGTTCTGGTGGCCAGCGAAGAGTCTAGATCTGAATCACATCCAAAACCTTCGGCGAGATCTGAAaacagcagttggtggagggcacCCTTAAAATATTTAAGAATTAGAGCAGTTTGCAGCTGAAAAGTGGGCCAGATTGTCTGTAGAAAGGTGCAGCAAGCTCATTGATGGCTACAAGAAGCTTTTGTCTGTGCCAAAGTCTGTGAAACTAAGTAATTGCTCCGGGGTGCAAATAATTTTGTCTTTATTAAATTAAAATAGTAAACTTAAGTTTGCCAAAATAAAATAGGTTCTCTTATGTTGAAGATCAAATAACAAGGTGTGGTGACCCAGTTTTCAACTTATTTAAGAAGAAATAGGGAATTTAATAAaagtgcaagggtgccaatatattttCCAGCAACTGTATAAGTTATGATTCATATACTGTAGACCATTTTCCAAATGGGTGGTTAGGTAGACAAACaaacattttgttgttttacctGGTTCGTTTATTCCAGGTCTTTGGGCTGTATGAGTTTCTCTTGTGCTTGGCCAGTATCTGCTCAATGATCTTCTTGACCCAGGGAGCGCTGACGTCCAAACAAATCTCCTTACCACTCCCCTTCAGAGTGGCTCTGCAAGACAGGCACACAGTACAGTCAGAAACAGAACTAATATTACCACTACCTGGAACTGACATTATCACAACCTAGAGCTATATCAGCTTTTGTAAATGAAATAGGACATTAGTAAGCAAGGACTCACATAGAATAATTTAAGGTAAATATCTGATTGTGAACAAGGTATAGTAACCATATTTTAGAGTCAGTGTTAGTGTTATAACTCGACTAAAAGCATAATTTAAGATAATCAACATAACATATTTTTGTCAGCACTAACTTAATTAAATATGATTAATATAAGATGTCCATAGTTAATATCAACATGATTTAAAACCCATATCAATCAAtatcaactatatatatataatagtcaTATTTTAGGGTCAGCATGATTTAAGTCGGTAGTCGGAACTCACATGATCTCAGTGTCTTTGCAGTGCGAGCTGGGAGGAAACATCTCTACCTTGTCGATGAGTTTACCAATCCGACGCCTCTCCATCTGGATGCAGCGACAACGTAAGTCTGACCCCAAGTCACTTAGGCTCATCCCTGTAAAAGGTCAGAGGCCAGTTTTAGACTACATCATATTGGATATGAGGTGGAAGTCACAAAAAATGTGAATGAAAGAAGCATGCTTTtaattgttaaagactccagaCACCGACGTCATAGACTGATAactctgcttccgcacggcaagcggtaccagagcaacaagtctgacaccaacaggctcctgaacagcttctatcaccaagccataagactgttaaatagctaacaacatggctacacagactatctgcactgaccctaATATTTGATTTTTGCACTGACTGTACGCACACTCATACGCTGGTCCCCTACATTTGAAATCGAGTGCTAACTCTGTCCACCTGTCAAGGACCGAGCATCCCTGCTTGCAAAACGAGCGTGCAGATGCACGGGCTGGGCAATTGGACTGACATGTTAGGAAGCGACATCTTTCAAAGAATTGTCCCACCGTTCAAATGTTCAAATGAAACAGACAGTGCTTGAATCAAATCCTAAATAGCTGAATAAACACtcagttttattttttatttgaattaCACTTccattataaactcagcaaaaaaagaaacgtcatcaaactgtcaactgcgtttattttcagcaaacttaacataagattcaacaactgagacaaaaactgaactgaactgaagttccacagacatgtgactaacagaaatcgaataatgtatccctgaacagggggggtcaaaatcaaaagtaacagtcagtatctggtgtggccaccagctgcatgaagtactgcagtgcatctcctcctcatggacttcaccagatttgccagttcttgctgtgagatgttccCCCACTCTTCCATTGTGGTCAAAAgaaaatgtaaaacatttaatCATGAGTTATTTCTAAATGATTTAGCTGCTGTACCCTGGGAGCTGATTTATCTAGAGGATGATTTAAATCACGCTACAGAATGTTTTATTGATTTGCTCACTGAGGTAATGGACCATCATGCCCCTATAAGAAAGAGAACAGTTGGTGCCCGTCCATCTCTGTGGATTGATGATGAACTGGGTGAAGCTTTTTCTCAAAGAAATATGGCAAAAGTCTTAGCAGCCAAGTCAAAATTAGAAATTGATGAACAGAATTATAGAACATTACGTAATTATGCAGTTAAATTGAATCGAAggaaaaaaaagttattttacaACAATTATTTTACTGATTGTAAAAATTATTCTAAAAAGGTATGGAACACAGTTAAGGGCTTACTTGGTACATATATCTCATCATGCCCATCTAGTGTGGAGGTTGACGGGAGAATAATAACAAAACCAGTTGATATTGCCAATCATTTTGCAGATTTTTTTACACAGAAAATTAAATTACTAAGCAACAATGTAGACATAAATTCTTCCAAACAAGCTATTGTCCAATGGATTGATGATCATATTATGAGCAATACGATCTGCTCTTTTAGTCTACAAATAGTGTCAGTGGAGGAGGTGTTAAACCTATTGAAGTCATTACCAGATGGTAAATCTACAGGTTATGGTCTTATGGACAATTTTTTGCTTCGCTGTGCTGctccccagattgcagttccactGAGATACATATTTAATTGATCACTGGAAAAGGGgttgtttgcaaatgtatggaaGCATGCAAAACTGTGTCCTATTCCGAAAGACTGcaaagaacccattactcctgccaatagtcgaccaattagtctactccctacactcagtaagatattggagggtattgtgagtagataaATGTGGGTTTATATGGAAAAGAATGATCTGattacagccaatcagcatgcttaTCGCAAAAAAACATTCCACTACCACTGCATTGGATGACATGACTGACCAGTGGCTCAATGCTATGGATAATAGCAGGTTTGTAGGTGTACTATtttttagatttcagtgcagcatttgatttagtggatCATGAAATTATTTTGACAAAATTAATGCATTATGGTTTTAAGGAGGTAGCATTGAATTGggtacagtcatatctaactgacaggaaacagtccacctATATCAATGGTTAATTTTCTTCCCCTAATGTGTTAAACTGTGGAATTATCGCAGGGCAGCTGCCTTGGACCACTTCTCTACTTAATATACACCAACGACCTTCCCTATGCCTTGGTTGAAACTCAAGCTactatatttgcagatgatactaCAATTTATGCAGCAAGACAATCGGTTCAACAGGTACAGCAAGCTTTGCAAGGAGATTTGGAGATGATCAGGAAATGGGTTTGCCAAAACAAACTTGCTTTAAACACCAAGAAAACCAAAGTTATGTTGGTCTGTTCAACTAGGAAAAGGccaaaacagcatgggatacaattaAGTATGGGAGGAGTAAAAATTGAAGAAGTGGCAGAAACCAAACTACTGGAagtgcagctagacaactgcttatcatggtcgtctcaaataactaatctatgtaaaatattgtaaaaaaaatattaaaacagcatgcataatgagaaggatagctaaatatttaccaGGGAAAATCCTTCAGAAAACAACACAGGCATTGGTTGAGAGTCAAGTGAACTATTGTTTGGTGGTCTGGAGAAATGCATCATCTAGTGAAGTTAGGAGGCTGCAGAATGCACAGAATaaagcagcaaggattgttttaaggcggagatatggttcttctgttgcagtcatgggttgttttaaggtggagatatggttcttctgttgcagtcatgggttgttttaaggtggagatatggttcttctgttgcagtcatgggttgttttaaggtggagatatggttcttctgttacagtcatgggttgttttaaggtggagatatggttcttctgttgcagtcatgcgcagtgttcttggttggtcatcaatcgacaagataattgaaaaaaacatgcttatcttattttataatatacataatttaaaatggccaagttctattcacaatggtattcagttggtaagaggcagacattccgtaaatactaggaatagattgtccaccatctatgcgttatccagacagaaaaAAGAAATAGGCAAAAGAACATTTCGAGTTCGAGCAATAAAGAAATggaataaattaactgagcaaactagaaacctttcaatatTTAAATAGTTTAAACATGATTtaaaaacaatttaaatatagtatatagaaatgttgtgggactatagtagatgaagaatcaatatatatatcatttttagattgagtatttattgggtcattatgctagtatattatgtatgtttgtaacagtgtgttatatgtgaaagtgtgtttgtattataaattgtattttaatgttaaggACTCGTGGAAGATTAGTGcaaatggggactaaaagagatcctaatcaaataaaataaaataaaatccaccaaggcacctgcaagttcctggacatttctgaggggaatggccctagccctcaccctctgatccaacaggttccAGATGTGTTGAGGGATCGTGCGTTCCTGGTgaaactcgggcagttgttgttgccatcctgtacctgtcccacaggtgtgatgttcggatcctgtgcagatgtaccgatcctgtgcaggtgttgttacacatggtgtgccactgcgaggatgatcagctgtccgtcctgcctccctgtagcgctgtcttaggcttaTCACAGTATGGACATGACAATTTATTGCCTTGGTCACATcggcagtcctcatgcctccttgcagcatgcctaatgcACGTtgacacagatgagcagggaccctgggcatctttcttttgttgttttttagagacagtagaaaggccttaacaaccgttccacaggtgcatgtccaTTCATTGTTTATCGTTCGTTGAACAATCATGAGAAACAgtgatttttactaattatctttgaaagacagggtcctgaaaaatgcATTTAATTTGATTGTTATGCTTTTCATGATTTAAATCGTGATTATATGATAACTGATGTATGTTTGAAAGGTGAGCATTATTCATTTAATAGACTGGTCAACAATTAGAAATTTGATCTAATGCTTGTTTGTTTCATTCCTTGCTTGTTACTGTAATGAAAAAAAAAACGTGTGTGTTGCAACACTTATAATAGGGAGCCATGATTAGCTTGATAGAAGGTTCTATTTAAATATGTATATGTAGCTGTTACTCAAATactcacatactgtactgtcagaAATACAAATTCTCTCTAAAAGGTATTTCTTCACTTATTGTTGATATTGTCTACCCTTGACTCTTGCAGTTAGGGCCCGATGCTCCTTAAATGCAGAGAACTTTTAatatttttctatgttgtgtcCTGGGGTAAATCATACGCTTGCCCCGCTATTGCACTGGAGAACTCTGTGTGTTTTTCCCATTCGACATAGGAGAAACCGCACGCTTGCATGTCTGGATTGTTATTTCGGTACAAAACCATGTATATGGATTGTATACACCTTTTGAAATATGTTGTTTTAAAGACTGGTAACTCTGGACTATGGTTTTAGTACTGTCTGTAAAAATCCGATCTAGACATGCCATTATTTTGCTGCTTTTACTGTCAGGAAATGGGCAATCTTACCCAGGTCCTTACATTTCTACCCAATCTGAATTAAAAAGTCAGAATGGTCTGAAGTTTCTGCACATAAATGTAAGAAGTCTTCTTCCAATTTTGTGACTATTAGGATAAAAACCACAGACCTACATGAATGTATGCTTTCTGAAACCTGGCTCAAAAGATCTATCATTGACAAAAATATTGGCATTGATGGTTACAATGTTTTTCAGTCAGATCGCAAATTTAAGGGTGGTGGTGTTGCTATAAAAGGCATGTTTTCGGCAACCATTCTGACTTCTATTTCCAAATCCAAGCAATTCAAATATCTGGCTTTGAATATAAATCTTTGTGCATCATTAAGTTGAGttgtctcctgttgttatagacCCCATCTGCTTTTGCTAGCTCTCTGGGTTGTATTTGGGAATTGTTATCATAAAATGTCACAGCTGAATTTGTGATTAAGGGTGGCCTGAATCTTGACTGGTTGACATCGAACTCTGATCAACTCATGACTCTATGTTATAATGACCATAATCTTACTCAGATTGTTAACAATGTAACCAGGTTTAATGCAAAGTGTGCGCTAAAATCCTCTTTGGTTGATCTTATTTTAACCAACACTCCACATCATTTTAATACGTCTGTTACCATTTGTTCTGAATTGACTAGCCTGGTTAAAGTTTCAATTAAACAAAATGTATAACATTATATTTTGAAACCTTTACTTATTTTACTGCGCATATTAATTATATTCATGTCCATAGGGTGTCAATGCATTGACTCAAAGTAATAATAGAGTAGATCATAATATAAACTCACCCTCGGTGATGGTCAGGAGGGCCAGGAGCACACCGATAGAGCTGTCTGACATTCTGATGCTCATCTTCATTTTAGCGAAAAACTGGAGTTCCAGTAACTAGATGACAAGGTAGTATGATCCTAAGACAAGCTGGAGTTCCAGTAACTAGATGACAAGGTAGTATGATCCTAAGACAAGCTGGAGTTCCAGTAACTAGATGACAAGGTAGTATGATCCTAAGACAAGCTGGAGTTCCAGTAACTAGATGACAAGGTAGTATGA from Oncorhynchus keta strain PuntledgeMale-10-30-2019 chromosome 18, Oket_V2, whole genome shotgun sequence harbors:
- the LOC118396910 gene encoding interleukin-8-like, translated to MKMSIRMSDSSIGVLLALLTITEGMSLSDLGSDLRCRCIQMERRRIGKLIDKVEMFPPSSHCKDTEIIATLKGSGKEICLDVSAPWVKKIIEQILAKHKRNSYSPKTWNKRTRKKP